From a region of the Paenibacillus sp. FSL R10-2734 genome:
- a CDS encoding LysR family transcriptional regulator: MDLTYLRTFREVAKRQSFTRAAEELGYAQSSVTMQIQKIEKEYGVPLIERHGRQLRLTPPGEELLKLFVEILDLYDRSKETIAQQIGGTLTIGTIDSLAAFYLPPYLQQLRTKFPKLDIHLQTMQEANLVAKIKDGEVDIGLMLDRTTTDSLLERTIVRDEPLVLIAPINHPLAQIDKVTLQDLNNCELIVSEESCIYRSLFENLLKEHGIIFRIGFELSNLEAIKRCVMNGLGIALLPKIVAEEEIERGNLAELSFVHPEIHFDLQLLMHPKKWKSQPLQFLTQMLLENH; this comes from the coding sequence ATGGATTTAACCTATTTACGAACCTTTCGCGAGGTGGCTAAACGTCAGAGCTTTACACGGGCTGCGGAAGAGCTAGGTTACGCGCAGTCGAGTGTTACGATGCAAATACAGAAAATAGAGAAGGAATACGGTGTGCCTTTAATAGAAAGGCATGGCCGACAACTGCGTCTTACTCCGCCTGGAGAAGAGCTTTTGAAGCTGTTTGTGGAGATTTTGGATCTGTATGATCGTTCTAAAGAAACTATCGCCCAGCAAATAGGGGGCACGCTAACGATTGGTACGATTGATTCATTAGCTGCATTTTATTTACCACCTTATCTACAGCAGTTGAGGACGAAATTCCCGAAGCTGGATATTCATCTGCAAACGATGCAGGAAGCTAATCTTGTGGCTAAAATAAAAGATGGGGAAGTAGATATCGGCTTAATGCTCGACCGTACCACGACAGATTCTCTGCTTGAGCGTACGATCGTTAGAGACGAACCGCTTGTATTGATAGCCCCCATTAATCATCCACTTGCCCAAATAGATAAGGTAACTCTACAGGATCTAAATAACTGCGAATTAATTGTCTCTGAAGAGAGCTGTATTTATCGGAGTCTGTTCGAGAACTTGTTAAAAGAGCACGGGATCATATTCCGCATAGGTTTTGAGCTTTCGAATTTGGAGGCGATCAAACGTTGTGTTATGAATGGTCTTGGAATTGCTTTGTTACCGAAAATTGTTGCAGAGGAAGAAATTGAGCGGGGGAACCTGGCCGAGCTGTCCTTTGTACATCCAGAAATTCATTTTGATCTGCAGCTTCTGATGCATCCTAAAAAATGGAAGTCGCAGCCGTTGCAAT